AGAGTCCATAGAGAGGGAAGAGAAAGCACAAGAGGTGGGCTCCAATAGCATTTAAAGCTCCTCGTACTCTTCCCCTGAGCGTGGCCGGCTCGGAGCCCCCCCTCCCAAAAAGGCTTCCAGCTCATCAAACTCATCCTTCTTCTTCTTGGGCTTCTTCTTCTTGTCTTCCTTGCCATCCTCCTTCTCTTTGCCCTTCTTGTGTCTGCTCTTCTTCTTcgcttctttctcttcttctggAGCCTGACAGGACAAAGTCAGAACATGGCAAAGGGAAACTGCATGAAATACGGGCAAATTCCTGGGCACTGACATATGGCTGACAGTGCTGCCCTGGCCCCCTACTCCTCACTTTCTGAGGAGCCCCTTCCTGCTTGTAAAGGTTAGGCTCAAGCCATATGTCAGAACAAAATTCAGCCCCCTCTCAAAATTGGGCCTTGTTCCCCCAGATCTGTATGCTAAATGCAAACTGTGGGTCAGAGTTCCCATTCACTATTTACCTCCTTtactgttttcttctttttcttcttcttctctttagaACCTTTGCTGTCTTTATCTAAACAAGCAGAGGAAAGGAAACATTACTGGGGGTGTTACCAGTAAGAGATACCACAGACAAGCAAGACAAGACAGGTTCCTCCATAGTTGTACCTTCCTCATTGTTCTCCTTTGTGCCTTTCTCCTCAAAGCCCAGACCAAAGAGGTCATTGTCCTTTCTGGCTTTAAAGGCTGGAACAGGTTTGGTCACCTCCGTGGGCAGAGATGGAGCAGCATCTTCACTGGAGCTGTCAGACAAGTGGTTTAGGGCTGGGAGCACATCCTGCAAATGTGGGAGACAACAGGGGTTACTCTGGGCATGACAGGGGCTTACTGTGAGCTACAGCAATAGAGAAGCTTAGCTGAATCCCATTTCAACTTAATGTGATTGGCTGTGGGTGAACACAGTTGTGAGCAGCCAATCACCTTGCTAACCTTGGGCAGaatgaaatgattaaaaatattgctttaaatctCAACCAGAAGGAATGTTATAGTACTAAAGCCCCTCTAACCGGTCTCTTGGGGACACGACTTGAATCTTCGCTGTCAAAATCTGGATCGTCTATGACAAAAGAAAGCATCTGGTTGGCAATGGGCTCCTCCTGGTCACTGTCAGACTGCTCCTTGGTGCTTGGCTTTCCCCGTGTCGCTTTGCCAGTGGATTGAGCCGCACCGGAAATCAACTGATCAGACGGGGTGTTCTTCTGGGAACGACTCTGAGAAACAGCTTTCTGCTGGGGTTTCCTGATATGATGGAAAGAAAGTGAAAAACACTGTATGTCCCAGTCTCTCTCTATAGATATAATCACTCCCCCTAGTGGTGGAATCTTGCTGTGCAGTTTCATAGGACAGTACTGGATTTCTATTTGAAACACATTTATGACCTTGACTGTGCCCCTACACTGCTGCAGGAACAGATTACTTGTCTGTACAatgtccatcttgccctgctttgATATCTGCAATCTCCCCTGCAAACCCTACTGTGAGCTTATGGGAGAATCAATAGTATCATTGGTTTATTCCGGGGCTTACACAGTACCTCTGGCACTCATCTGCTTCATCTTAATGAGACAATAAATAGGGCTCATTATGTTCTCCTCTCCAAAGGGGGCCACTGCAGATTTATTGCCTGAGTTCATTTCATCTTTAAGCATAGTAGTGGCCACAGACCCACGTTACAAGGAGTCCTACATAAGGGATCCGATATACTGACCAATCGCTGCTATATACCTTATTGGCCAATTGCTTTAACCTAGCAGGTGCAAACGGTGTATTGCGTAGTGTCTGAATGTTTAAGaatataatgtgtatatttgtatttatacatagacagAATCTACCAGattgtttcccatagacagtacaatatggcggtatagcttattgtgcacCCCCATGTCCCAACTTACCATGTTTCTGGCTCTGAGTCAATATCCTCGTCGGCTGTAATAAGTACTGTGTGATTGGGCCCCTCCTCGTCACTTGACAGGGTAATATTCTTGCTGGGGACCACCAGAGCAGCGCTGGGTTTAATTCCCACCCGGTCATCTGGATCTAAGTCATCCTGGAATGCTGCAACCATTGGGTTTGTACTGGGTGCTTCCCCGTCACTGCCATGGGACAGAAAGTGAGTCGTTATTAAAGGACTTATAGAATAATAATGGAAATGGTTCTGTTTCAGAGCCACAATGCTGCCATATTGTCACTTTGCAGATTTTCTGTGGCCAGTAGAGGGAGCATCTGCTATATCCAACTGCCCATCCTGATCCATTCTTACCACTATTTATAATCTCTCTAAATTGGTTATTTGAAAACAAGGCAAAGTTTACCTATCGCTGTCCTTCTGTTCCCTGGGAGATGCTCTCCCTTGCTCTCTGTGTGCCCCACTGTCCTCCAGGAAACTTCGGTCCAAGCTCTCGTCAGGGACAAAATCCTCCACGCTCTGAACCTTCCCCATCTgctctgcagagcttacactgTCTGATGGGAAAGGAAGAGCAAAATAATTCTTagacacacacacgttataatgTTTCTTCTTCCTCCCCAGGTACTTCTGGGGATCAGCCATAACAAAGGTTTGAGGTAAGTGTGCCCTCAGGCTTACCTGTTCTTGCTGGAGGAGTCTCAGGTGTGGCTGAACCAAAAAGCCGCGATATGAACCCCCGTTTCTGTGGAGGTGCTTGGGTTTGAGGAGAAGTCACAGAAAAATTAGGAGAGGCAGCAGACTCAGGTAGGTCGGGCATAGGAGGGGGTGGGGAAGCCCCCAGAGGAGGACTAGCCGGTATGACAGAAGGGAGCTGCAGAGGTGTGCCCGGACTAGAACAGTCTGGTGATGCCGAGTTCATGGCCATTACTGGAGACTGTGAGCCGGAGGCAGGGCTCTGGCCGTTTGTGGCAACTGGGGAAGCCTGCTGCTTGTTCGTTTCTAACATTTCCAGGAAGCTGCAGGGAAGAGAAGGGGGTGCATGAGTTAGAAGCCCCTCTATCTGATACTCCAATACTATGCACTAACTGTAACCACGTACATCTCATAATTCTGATCCTCGGTCTCCTGCTGCACAGACAGCTCCTCTAGCGTGGCGTCAATATCCAGCTGGTTGGTCTCCAACTGCCGTAACAAGGTCTCTCTCTGCAACAATACAATATGGCAGCAGTCACTGGATGCTGGCAACAACTCCGGGAATATCATATTTACCTCCTCCATGAGCTTGCCTACCCAACATGCTTCACTACAGAC
This Xenopus laevis strain J_2021 chromosome 8S, Xenopus_laevis_v10.1, whole genome shotgun sequence DNA region includes the following protein-coding sequences:
- the LOC108699873 gene encoding rab-like protein 6 isoform X2 — translated: MFTALKKLVGSDASVGRDKNIPAGLQSMNQTLQRRFAKGVQYNMKIVIRGDRNTGKTTLWHRLQGKKFVEEYIPTQEIQVTSIHWNYKTTDDIVKVEVWDVVDKGKCKKRGESSLKLENDPQEDADMALDAEFLDVYKNCNGVIMMFDITKQWTFTYIMRELPKVPSDVPVCVLGNYRDMGEHRVILPDDVRECIQNLNRRPGSSYIRYAESSMKNSFGLKYLHKFFNIPFLQLQRETLLRQLETNQLDIDATLEELSVQQETEDQNYEIFLEMLETNKQQASPVATNGQSPASGSQSPVMAMNSASPDCSSPGTPLQLPSVIPASPPLGASPPPPMPDLPESAASPNFSVTSPQTQAPPQKRGFISRLFGSATPETPPARTDSVSSAEQMGKVQSVEDFVPDESLDRSFLEDSGAHREQGRASPREQKDSDSDGEAPSTNPMVAAFQDDLDPDDRVGIKPSAALVVPSKNITLSSDEEGPNHTVLITADEDIDSEPETWKPQQKAVSQSRSQKNTPSDQLISGAAQSTGKATRGKPSTKEQSDSDQEEPIANQMLSFVIDDPDFDSEDSSRVPKRPDVLPALNHLSDSSSEDAAPSLPTEVTKPVPAFKARKDNDLFGLGFEEKGTKENNEEDKDSKGSKEKKKKKKKTVKEAPEEEKEAKKKSRHKKGKEKEDGKEDKKKKPKKKKDEFDELEAFLGGGAPSRPRSGEEYEEL
- the LOC108699873 gene encoding rab-like protein 6 isoform X1 gives rise to the protein MFTALKKLVGSDASVGRDKNIPAGLQSMNQTLQRRFAKGVQYNMKIVIRGDRNTGKTTLWHRLQGKKFVEEYIPTQEIQVTSIHWNYKTTDDIVKVEVWDVVDKGKCKKRGESSLKLENDPQEDADMALDAEFLDVYKNCNGVIMMFDITKQWTFTYIMRELPKVPSDVPVCVLGNYRDMGEHRVILPDDVRECIQNLNRRPGSSYIRYAESSMKNSFGLKYLHKFFNIPFLQLQRETLLRQLETNQLDIDATLEELSVQQETEDQNYEIFLEMLETNKQQASPVATNGQSPASGSQSPVMAMNSASPDCSSPGTPLQLPSVIPASPPLGASPPPPMPDLPESAASPNFSVTSPQTQAPPQKRGFISRLFGSATPETPPARTDSVSSAEQMGKVQSVEDFVPDESLDRSFLEDSGAHREQGRASPREQKDSDSDGEAPSTNPMVAAFQDDLDPDDRVGIKPSAALVVPSKNITLSSDEEGPNHTVLITADEDIDSEPETWKPQQKAVSQSRSQKNTPSDQLISGAAQSTGKATRGKPSTKEQSDSDQEEPIANQMLSFVIDDPDFDSEDSSRVPKRPDVLPALNHLSDSSSEDAAPSLPTEVTKPVPAFKARKDNDLFGLGFEEKGTKENNEEDKDSKGSKEKKKKKKKTVKETLSCQAPEEEKEAKKKSRHKKGKEKEDGKEDKKKKPKKKKDEFDELEAFLGGGAPSRPRSGEEYEEL